The DNA sequence CTCGGTACGGCCGCCGCCCGGATCCGGCCGGCGCATCCGGAGCTGCGGGTGACCGAACGCCCCGTCGTCGCCGCCTCCCCGGAGACCGCGCTGCGGGAGGCGAGCGCCGACGCGTCGCTCGTGGTGGTCGGTTCCCGGGGCCGGGGCGGCTTCGCCGGGCTGCTGCTCGGCTCGGTCAGCCAGGCGCTGGTGCAGCACGCCCACTGCCCGGTGCTGGTCGCGCACCGCCCGGCGCCGACCGACGACTGAGCCGGCCCCCTCGCGCCAGCCCGGCAGCCGACCGTGACCCGCACCGGCCCACCAGGCCGCGCCCGGATCGCGGTCAGGCCGGAACGCGGTCAGGCCGGGTCGCGGCCGGCGAGCAGGTCGGCGAAGTCGGTGGTGAGGGCGAACGGGTCGGCCGGCCCGGACGCGGCCGGACGGCGGTCCACCTGCTCGGCCAGCTCGGCCGCGGCGCGCCCGATCCGGGCCCGCAACGCGCTGTCGCCGTCGTCGCCGGCCCAGTCCTCGGGCGCGGCGAAGACCGCCGTCGGCAGCACCACCGCCCGCAGGTAGGCGAACATCGGCCGGACCGCGTGCTCCAGCGCGAGCGAGTGCCGCGCGGTGCCGCCGGTCGCCCCGATCAACACCGGCGTGCCGGCCAGCGCGTCGCGGTCCACCACGTCGAAGAAGGACTTGAACAGCCCGTTGTAGGACGCGTTGAAGATCGGCGTGACGGCGATCAGACCGTCCGCCGCCGCGACGGCGTCCAGCGTGCGCCGCAGGGCGGCCGGCGCGAAGCCGGTCAGCAGGTGGTTCACCACGTCGTGGGCGTGCTCGCGCAGGTCCACCGGGAGCAGCTCCACGTCGGCCCCCCGGCCGACCAGCTCGTCGCGGGCGGCCGTGGCGAGCTGGTCGGCGAGCAGGCGGGTGGACGAGGGCTGGCCGAGACCGGCCGAGACGACCGCGAGGGTACGCCGGGTCATCGCCCCTCCTCCGGGCTCGTCGCGGTGTCCCGGGCGGCCAGCATCGAGGCGTGGGTGGGCGCCTCCGGCACGTGCACCGGACGCATCGAGTCGAACTCCTTGCGCAGCACCGGGACCACCTCCTCGCCCAGCAGGTCGAGCTGCTCCAGCACCGTCTTCAGCGGCAGGCCGGCGTGATCCATCAGGAAGAGCTGCCGCTGGTAGTCGCCGACGTACTCGCGGAAGCCCAGCGTGCGGTCGATGACCTGCTGCGGGCTGCCGACGGTGAGCGGCGTCTCCCGGGTGAACTCCTCCAGCGACGGGCCGTGCCCGTAGACCGGGGCGTTGTCGAAGTACGGCCGGAACTCGCGCACCGCGTCCTGCGAGTTGCGGCGCATGAAGACCTGCCCGCCGAGGCCGACGATCGCCTGGTCCGGCGAGCCGTGGCCGTAGTGCGCGAACCGCTCCCGGTAGAGGCCGACCATCCGCTCGGTGTGCTCCTTCGGCCAGAAGATGTGGTTGGCGAAGAAGCCGTCGCCGTAGTACGCGGCCTGCTCGGCGATCTCCGGGCTGCGGATCGAGCCGTGCCAGACGAACGGCGGCACGCCGTCGAGCGGACGCGGGGTCGAGGTGAACGACTGGAGCGGGGTGCGGAACCGGCCCTTCCAGTCGACCACGTCCTCGCGCCACAGCCGGTGCAGCAGGTCGTAGTTCTCGATGGCCAGCGGGATGCCGTTGCGGATGTCCTGTCCGAACCACGGGTAGACCGGGCCGGTGTTGCCGCGACCCATCATCAGGTCGACCCGGCCGTCGGCCAGGTGCTGGAGCATCGCGTAGTCCTCGGCGATCTTGACCGGGTCGTTGGTGGTGATCAGCGTGGTCGAGGTGGACAGGATCAGCCGCTCGGTGCGGGCCGCGATCCAGCCGAGCATGGTGGTCGGCGACGACGGCACGAACGGCGGGTTGTGGTGCTCACCGGTGGCGAAGACGTCCAGGCCGACCTCTTCGGCCTTGAGCGCGATGGTGGTCATGGCCTTGATCCGGTCACGCTCGGACGGCAGCCGCCCGGTGGTCGGGTCGACGGTGACGTCACCGACGGTGAAGATTCCGAACTGCATGACCAGCTCCTCGGGTGAGATCCGGACCGGTCGGCCCGGCATCGTCCCGCACAACCTATTTGACGAGTCAACTATTCCGGCTCGCGGGGGCCGCCGGCTCTCGGCGCACTGGAGTCGATCAAGCCGAGCGCGACCGGCTGCCCGCCGGGTCCCGATACGCTTGCCGGCCATGACGTACCCCTGGCTCGACGCGCCGGCCGCGGACATCGCGGACACCGCGCGGACCCTGCTCGGCTGGACCGTGGCGGCGAACGGCGTCCACGTGCGGCTGACCGAGGTCGAGGCGTACGCCGGCACCGGCGAGGACCCGGCCTCGCACGCCCACCGCGGGCCGACCCCGCGCAACCAGGTCATGTTCGGGCCGGCCGGGCACGTCTACGTGTACTTCGTGTTCGGCATGCACTGGTGCGCGAACATCGTCTGCGGTCGCGACGGCGAGGCGGCGGCCGTGCTGCTGCGCGCCGGCACGGTGGTGGACGGCATCGAGGTCGCCCGCGAGCGCCGTCCCCGCGCCTCGGACCGGGACCTGGCGCGGGGACCGGCCCGGCTGGTCACCGCGCTCGGCCTGGGTCGGGACGCCAACGGCACGTCGGCGGTCGACGGCACCGGACCCCTGCTCCTGACCCCGCCGGAGAGCCCGGTCGCCCCGGCCCGGATCGCCGCCGGGCCACGGGTCGGCGTGGCGGCGGCACACGACCTGCCGTGGCGGTTCTGGCTGGCCGACGAGCCGAGCGTGAGCGTCTACCGCCGGCACACCCCACGCCGCCGGCAACCCACGACCCTCTAACACCCCACCCACCCCACCCTCACCCTCACCCCACCCTCACTCCGTTGATCAAGGAGTTTGTGTCGGGGGAAAGCCACGCGGGCGACGCGAACTCCTTGATCACCCGGCGCGGGCCGGCGCGGGCCGGCGCGGGCCGGCGCGGGCCGGCGCGGGCCGGCGCGGGCCGGCGCGGGCCGGCGCGGGCCGGCGCGGGCCGGCGCGGGCGGGGAGGGCGGGGAGGGCGGGGCGGCAGGGGAGGCAACCTGGCGTCGCTCGTGGCGCGTCTCATCCGGGCAGGGCATGGTGTTGTGCGCGAATGACTTTCAACGGGGTGTTGACAACAGGCCATTCTTGGGTGTGGGATGGACGGCATGGTCACCGTGGACAACGACCCGTTCACCGCACCGGATGCTGCTCAGGCCCGGGCCCACCGCAACTACGCGGCGCTGCTGCGGATCGCCGAGCGGCACGCCGGCACCAACGCCCGCCGCCGGCGCTACGCGCACCCCGACGTGCCCGACGCCTACGAGGCGGCCACGCTGGTGATGGCGCTCGCGGGCGGCGCGGAGCTGGACGCGGGCGAGGAACCGGTCGACCAGGCCGACCTGATGGCCGCGCTGACGCTGATCCCGCACGTGCGGGCCGAGGTGGACGTGCTGGAGGCCGGGCTGTTGCAGGTGGCCCGCGGTCGGGGCATGACCTGGCAGGCCATCGCGTTCGGGCTGGGGCTGGGCAGCGCCCAGGCGGCCCGGCAGCGCTATGAGCGGCTCACCGTCCGCACCGGCACCGGCGACTGATCCGACGGGGGCGACCGTCTGTCACAGCCCCGGGCGAGACTGTGCCGGACGACGGTACGGGAGGACGCGATGACGCGCGACGAGATGCTGGCCTACTGCCTGGCCAAGCCGGGAGCCTGGCTCGACCGGCCGTGGGAGGGCGACGAGGTGGTGAAGGTGGGCAGCCGGATCTTCGCGTTCCTCGGCTCCCCGGAGGGCGAGGCCCGGCTCGGGGTGAAGTGCGGTCCGTCCCGCGAGATCGCCGACGAGTGGCTGCACCGGTTCCCGGCCGACGCCCGCCCCTCCCCCTACATCGGCCGGTCCGGCTGGAACACGCTGCGGCTGACCGGCGGCATCCCCGATGACGAGCTGGTCGACGCGCTCGACGGGTCGTACGACGCGGTGGTCGCGAAGCTGCCGAAGCGCGAGCGGCCGACGGCCTGAGCCCCGCGCGGTGGCCGGACCACCGCGCGGGGCGGCGGGGTCAGCGGGGGACGACCTGCTCGGCCGCCCAGTCGCGCCAGCCGGCCAGCTTGTCGGCGGCGGTGGCGAGCTGGTCGGCGACCGGGCCGGGGCCGGTGGAGCCGGGGGTGATGCGGGCCGCGAGGGCCGAGCGCACCGAGAGCACATCGCGCACCGACGGGTCCAGGTGCTCGCTCACCGCGCTCAGGTCGGCGTCGGACACCTCGTGAAGCTCGCACTCCCGGGCCGCGCAGAGCGCCACCAGCTTCCCGGTGATCTCGTGCGCGTCGCGGAACGGCACGTGCCGGCGGACCAGCCAGTCGGCGACCTCGGTGGCCAGCGAGAAGCCCGACGGGGCGGTGGCCACGAGCCGGTCCACCCGGACCGTCATCGTGGAGATCATCCCGGCCAGCGCGGGCAGCAGCAGCTCCAGCGTGTCGACCGCGTCGAACGCCGGTTCCTTGTCCTCCTGCATGTCCCGGTCGTAGGTCATCGGCAGGCCCTTGAGCATGGTGAGCACGCTCATCAGACCGCCGACCAGCCGGCCGGACTTGCCCCGGGCCAGCTCGGCGATGTCCGCGTTCTTCTTCTGCGGCATGATCGACGAGCCGGTGGCGAACGAGTCGTCCAGCTCGACCCAGCCGAACTCCTGCGACGTCCAGAGCACCACCTCCTCGCCGAGGCGGGACAGGTGCACGCCGACCATCGCGGTGACGAAGAGGAACTCGGCCACGAAGTCCCGGTCCGCGACCGCGTCCATCGAGTTGGCGAACGAGGTGCGGAAACCCAGCTCCTTGGCGACCGCCACCGGGTCCAGCGGCAGCCCGGAACCGGCCAGCGCGCCGGCGCCCAGCGGACTGATCGCGGCCCGCTCGTCCCAGTCGCGCAGCCGTTCCAGGTCGCGCAGCAGCGGTTGCACGTGCGCGAGCAGCCAGTGCCCGAACGTCACCGGCTGGGCGTGCTGGAGGTGCGTCATGCCGGGGGCGGCGGTGTCCACGTGCCGCTCCGCCTGCTCGACCAGCGCCTCGGCCAGCTCGACCAGCCGGGCGGCCACCCCGCGGGCGTGGTCACGCAGGTAGAGCCGCAGGTCGGTGGCGACCTGGTCGTTGCGGGAGCGGCCGGCGCGCAGCTTGCCACCGAGGCTGCCCAGCCGCTCCAGCAGGCCGCGCTCCAGGGCGGTGTGCACGTCCTCGTCGTCCACTGTGGGGCGGAACGCCCCGGAG is a window from the Micromonospora sp. DSM 45708 genome containing:
- a CDS encoding FMN reductase → MTRRTLAVVSAGLGQPSSTRLLADQLATAARDELVGRGADVELLPVDLREHAHDVVNHLLTGFAPAALRRTLDAVAAADGLIAVTPIFNASYNGLFKSFFDVVDRDALAGTPVLIGATGGTARHSLALEHAVRPMFAYLRAVVLPTAVFAAPEDWAGDDGDSALRARIGRAAAELAEQVDRRPAASGPADPFALTTDFADLLAGRDPA
- a CDS encoding LLM class flavin-dependent oxidoreductase yields the protein MQFGIFTVGDVTVDPTTGRLPSERDRIKAMTTIALKAEEVGLDVFATGEHHNPPFVPSSPTTMLGWIAARTERLILSTSTTLITTNDPVKIAEDYAMLQHLADGRVDLMMGRGNTGPVYPWFGQDIRNGIPLAIENYDLLHRLWREDVVDWKGRFRTPLQSFTSTPRPLDGVPPFVWHGSIRSPEIAEQAAYYGDGFFANHIFWPKEHTERMVGLYRERFAHYGHGSPDQAIVGLGGQVFMRRNSQDAVREFRPYFDNAPVYGHGPSLEEFTRETPLTVGSPQQVIDRTLGFREYVGDYQRQLFLMDHAGLPLKTVLEQLDLLGEEVVPVLRKEFDSMRPVHVPEAPTHASMLAARDTATSPEEGR
- a CDS encoding DNA-3-methyladenine glycosylase, whose amino-acid sequence is MTYPWLDAPAADIADTARTLLGWTVAANGVHVRLTEVEAYAGTGEDPASHAHRGPTPRNQVMFGPAGHVYVYFVFGMHWCANIVCGRDGEAAAVLLRAGTVVDGIEVARERRPRASDRDLARGPARLVTALGLGRDANGTSAVDGTGPLLLTPPESPVAPARIAAGPRVGVAAAHDLPWRFWLADEPSVSVYRRHTPRRRQPTTL
- a CDS encoding DNA-binding protein; the encoded protein is MDGMVTVDNDPFTAPDAAQARAHRNYAALLRIAERHAGTNARRRRYAHPDVPDAYEAATLVMALAGGAELDAGEEPVDQADLMAALTLIPHVRAEVDVLEAGLLQVARGRGMTWQAIAFGLGLGSAQAARQRYERLTVRTGTGD
- a CDS encoding MmcQ/YjbR family DNA-binding protein gives rise to the protein MTRDEMLAYCLAKPGAWLDRPWEGDEVVKVGSRIFAFLGSPEGEARLGVKCGPSREIADEWLHRFPADARPSPYIGRSGWNTLRLTGGIPDDELVDALDGSYDAVVAKLPKRERPTA
- the argH gene encoding argininosuccinate lyase codes for the protein MGGVDDKSLTENSAAANRTSLWGGRFAGGPAEALARLSVSVQFDWRLAPYDIAGSRAHARVLAGAGLLDPDELGRMLAALDDLEAACASGAFRPTVDDEDVHTALERGLLERLGSLGGKLRAGRSRNDQVATDLRLYLRDHARGVAARLVELAEALVEQAERHVDTAAPGMTHLQHAQPVTFGHWLLAHVQPLLRDLERLRDWDERAAISPLGAGALAGSGLPLDPVAVAKELGFRTSFANSMDAVADRDFVAEFLFVTAMVGVHLSRLGEEVVLWTSQEFGWVELDDSFATGSSIMPQKKNADIAELARGKSGRLVGGLMSVLTMLKGLPMTYDRDMQEDKEPAFDAVDTLELLLPALAGMISTMTVRVDRLVATAPSGFSLATEVADWLVRRHVPFRDAHEITGKLVALCAARECELHEVSDADLSAVSEHLDPSVRDVLSVRSALAARITPGSTGPGPVADQLATAADKLAGWRDWAAEQVVPR